From one Myxococcales bacterium genomic stretch:
- a CDS encoding O-acetylhomoserine aminocarboxypropyltransferase/cysteine synthase, translated as MGKKYHFETLALHAGYEPEPTTGSRAVPIYQTTSYRFRDADHAADLFDLKESGHIYSRISNPTVAVFENRMAALEGGIGALAVASGHAAEVLTLLTLLKAGDEFVSALTLYGGTYNMFRVTLPRMGITARFVDINDPAQVAAAVNAKTKAIYLETIGNPRLNVPDFAAIAAIAQNAGIPLIVDNTAATPALFQPFRHGADIVIHSATKFIGGHGSSIGGVIVDGGKFPWNNGKFPEFTEPNPGYHGMKLYEKFSEQSFIAKARVEMLRDLGPSMSPFNAFLFIQGLETLALRMQRHSENALALAQWLQGHPRVAWVSYPGLPGDPSYELACRYLPQGAGGLVAFGVKGGLAAGRNLINHVKLWSLLANIGDARSLIIHPASTTHRQLTDAEREAGGVGNDLIRLSVGLEHLDDIIADLDQALSKTG; from the coding sequence ATGGGAAAAAAATATCATTTCGAAACGTTGGCGCTGCATGCCGGTTACGAGCCCGAACCGACCACCGGATCGCGGGCCGTGCCGATTTACCAGACGACCAGCTACCGGTTCCGCGACGCCGATCATGCGGCCGATTTGTTCGACTTGAAGGAAAGCGGGCACATCTATTCCCGCATCAGCAATCCGACGGTGGCGGTTTTCGAGAACCGGATGGCGGCTTTGGAAGGTGGCATCGGGGCGCTGGCCGTCGCTTCGGGACACGCGGCGGAAGTGTTGACGTTGCTGACCTTGCTCAAAGCCGGCGATGAGTTCGTGTCCGCGCTGACGCTTTACGGCGGCACTTACAACATGTTTCGGGTCACCTTGCCGCGGATGGGAATCACGGCGCGGTTCGTCGACATCAACGACCCGGCGCAGGTCGCGGCCGCCGTCAATGCCAAGACCAAGGCGATCTACCTGGAAACGATCGGCAACCCGCGTTTGAACGTTCCCGATTTCGCCGCCATCGCCGCTATCGCCCAAAATGCCGGTATCCCGCTGATCGTCGACAATACCGCCGCGACTCCCGCGCTTTTTCAACCCTTCCGACATGGCGCGGATATCGTCATTCACAGCGCCACGAAATTCATCGGCGGGCACGGCAGTTCCATCGGCGGTGTCATCGTGGACGGCGGAAAATTCCCTTGGAACAACGGGAAATTTCCCGAATTCACCGAACCGAACCCGGGCTACCATGGGATGAAGCTCTATGAAAAATTTAGTGAGCAGTCGTTCATTGCCAAAGCCCGCGTCGAGATGCTGCGCGATCTGGGGCCTTCGATGAGCCCCTTCAATGCTTTTCTGTTCATTCAAGGGTTGGAAACCCTTGCCCTGCGAATGCAGCGACATTCCGAAAATGCCCTGGCGCTGGCGCAATGGCTGCAAGGTCATCCGCGAGTCGCCTGGGTCAGCTATCCGGGCTTGCCGGGCGATCCATCCTACGAACTGGCTTGCCGTTACTTGCCGCAAGGCGCGGGCGGCCTGGTGGCCTTCGGCGTCAAAGGCGGATTGGCGGCGGGCCGCAACCTGATCAACCACGTGAAATTGTGGTCGCTGTTGGCCAACATCGGCGATGCGCGTTCGTTGATCATTCATCCGGCGTCGACGACCCATCGTCAGCTTACCGACGCGGAACGCGAGGCGGGCGGAGTCGGCAACGATTTGATCCGGTTGTCGGTCGGCTTGGAACATCTTGACGATATCATCGCCGACCTGGATCAGGCCTTGTCGAAAACCGGATGA
- a CDS encoding alpha/beta fold hydrolase, which translates to MQLQEPGEAQVFDLVLTDLRLEAGAVVEPYLVRGWWWGPTEDLAGLNQLAMVMSDREYRSRSWQVVRRDRMAIEDWQRKFSTRRPARSAATLSAEIPTILLVHALTGDMRAGGPGGWWDRVVGPGKALDPRRYRLLCFNLLGSCYGSSGPADEGFSRREDDDFPAPLPVAKGNHLLPENLLPATVTTWDQARGILLALDALGIDHLYLAAGGSLGAMIILCLAALAPHRIARIMPIGAADRATSWVIGWNHVQRQAILLDSNFPADPRRGVELARQIGMLTYRAEEGTELRQGRQLAGLPDGETGWSSRAPYQIHTYLEHQGQKLVDRFDSGSYLALLGAMDHHDIRRRPSWAAEPEPWGESRIRASALCVGIDSDQLFFPAAIRALAERLSAQGGHGEYRELTTPFGHDGFLIETDKVNELMKRAVELPAPR; encoded by the coding sequence ATGCAGCTCCAGGAGCCCGGTGAGGCGCAGGTTTTCGATCTGGTTTTAACCGATTTACGGCTGGAAGCCGGCGCGGTCGTCGAGCCTTATCTCGTTCGCGGCTGGTGGTGGGGACCGACCGAGGATCTGGCCGGTTTGAATCAATTGGCGATGGTTATGTCCGATCGCGAATACCGCTCCCGATCATGGCAGGTCGTGCGGCGGGATCGGATGGCGATCGAGGATTGGCAACGAAAATTTTCCACCCGACGGCCCGCTCGATCCGCGGCGACTTTATCGGCTGAAATACCAACGATTCTGCTGGTTCATGCGTTGACCGGCGATATGCGTGCGGGCGGTCCCGGCGGTTGGTGGGATAGGGTCGTCGGCCCCGGAAAAGCGCTTGATCCGCGTCGCTACCGGCTGCTGTGCTTCAACCTTTTAGGCTCATGTTATGGATCCAGCGGACCGGCGGATGAAGGTTTTTCGCGTCGCGAGGATGATGATTTTCCGGCGCCGTTACCGGTTGCGAAAGGCAATCATCTTTTGCCGGAGAACCTTCTGCCGGCGACGGTGACAACCTGGGATCAGGCACGCGGCATTCTGCTGGCGCTCGACGCTTTGGGGATCGACCATCTTTATCTGGCGGCGGGCGGTTCGCTGGGCGCCATGATCATTTTGTGCCTGGCAGCGCTGGCGCCGCACCGGATCGCGCGGATCATGCCCATCGGCGCCGCCGACCGCGCCACTTCGTGGGTCATCGGCTGGAACCACGTGCAGCGCCAGGCAATTTTGCTCGATTCGAATTTCCCGGCCGATCCGCGGCGCGGCGTGGAACTGGCGCGGCAGATCGGCATGCTGACCTATCGGGCGGAAGAGGGCACGGAACTGCGGCAAGGACGGCAATTGGCCGGGTTGCCGGACGGCGAAACGGGCTGGTCCTCGCGAGCGCCTTATCAGATCCACACCTATTTGGAGCACCAGGGCCAGAAATTGGTCGATCGTTTCGACAGCGGATCCTACCTGGCGCTGCTGGGCGCGATGGATCACCACGATATCCGCCGCCGGCCTTCCTGGGCGGCCGAACCCGAACCCTGGGGTGAATCCCGCATTCGCGCCAGCGCGCTGTGCGTGGGCATCGACAGCGATCAACTGTTTTTCCCCGCGGCCATTCGCGCCTTGGCCGAGCGGTTGAGCGCCCAGGGCGGTCACGGAGAATATCGCGAGTTGACGACGCCCTTCGGCCACGACGGATTTTTAATCGAAACCGATAAAGTAAACGAATTGATGAAACGGGCCGTGGAGTTGCCGGCGCCGCGCTGA
- a CDS encoding YncE family protein, which produces MVDPMKPCLIALPTPARKRPTGLFVLAAGLLILTLLAGACGGNNQQEEEKRNFYGPTEIALQPYPLLESGPLLFAVNSWGGNLSILNTESYEIIKGYVSDRWEEKALWVGPAPQDIAMTPSGDLVYVTDANREAVRIGITIEPWTIDQIDLVLERARVSIVPALIDPDDLTTSIPPAWEERGEVWFADPPNSRLVVWSHFENRVDGQVELPSPPVDLQVSRDGDAVFVIGEDTALRVVDAVTRRLEDVEVFVGGLPTRVVESPAGDEVYVLNSNPPQLHIIDARTWRQDDLEITFRAALNDMAFSTDGDFGFITSDDGFLYWFYRELHRVCGSWYDKPYFYDFGPIANPTLVNIETEDCRTHEEEWKITYRQREDDWEVEGSKSGLQINLAYTGQSYISDQGEIKFLIHAGDYHESDGDAFRIWTRVGKEPVPMGALPRGIAISPIIDELGEDKVFVADPSTNSVTRIITDDTENFNTIE; this is translated from the coding sequence ATGGTCGATCCCATGAAGCCGTGCCTCATCGCTTTACCGACACCCGCCCGGAAGCGCCCGACCGGGCTTTTCGTCCTGGCGGCGGGTTTGCTCATCCTGACCTTGCTGGCCGGCGCTTGCGGCGGCAACAACCAACAGGAAGAAGAAAAACGCAACTTCTACGGGCCGACCGAAATCGCTTTGCAGCCCTATCCGCTGCTGGAAAGCGGGCCGCTCCTGTTCGCGGTCAACAGTTGGGGCGGCAACCTGTCGATTCTCAACACCGAAAGCTACGAAATCATCAAGGGCTACGTTTCCGATCGTTGGGAAGAAAAAGCCCTCTGGGTCGGACCGGCGCCGCAGGATATCGCCATGACGCCGTCCGGCGATCTGGTTTACGTCACCGATGCGAACCGCGAAGCGGTGCGGATCGGCATCACCATCGAGCCTTGGACCATCGACCAGATCGACCTGGTGCTCGAACGCGCCCGCGTTTCCATCGTTCCCGCGCTGATCGACCCGGATGACCTGACCACCTCCATTCCCCCCGCCTGGGAGGAACGCGGCGAGGTCTGGTTCGCCGATCCGCCCAACAGCCGTTTGGTGGTGTGGAGTCATTTTGAAAACCGCGTGGACGGACAGGTGGAGCTGCCCAGCCCGCCGGTCGATTTGCAGGTCAGCCGGGACGGCGACGCGGTTTTCGTCATTGGCGAAGATACCGCACTGCGGGTGGTCGATGCCGTGACACGCCGGTTGGAAGACGTCGAAGTCTTCGTCGGTGGTCTGCCGACGCGGGTCGTCGAGAGCCCGGCCGGCGATGAAGTGTACGTGCTGAATTCCAATCCGCCGCAACTGCACATCATCGACGCGCGCACCTGGCGGCAGGACGACCTGGAAATCACCTTCCGGGCCGCGTTGAACGACATGGCCTTTTCCACCGACGGCGATTTCGGGTTCATCACCAGCGACGACGGCTTCCTCTATTGGTTCTATCGGGAACTGCATCGGGTTTGCGGCTCCTGGTACGACAAACCGTATTTCTACGATTTCGGCCCGATCGCCAATCCGACTCTGGTCAACATCGAAACCGAGGATTGCCGCACCCACGAAGAGGAATGGAAAATCACCTACCGGCAACGCGAAGACGACTGGGAAGTGGAAGGCTCAAAAAGCGGCTTGCAGATCAATCTGGCCTACACCGGCCAGTCGTACATTTCCGACCAGGGCGAGATCAAATTTCTGATTCATGCCGGTGATTACCACGAATCCGACGGCGACGCCTTCCGCATCTGGACGCGCGTCGGCAAGGAGCCGGTGCCGATGGGCGCGCTGCCGCGGGGCATCGCCATTTCGCCGATCATCGACGAACTCGGCGAGGACAAAGTCTTCGTCGCGGATCCCTCGACCAATTCGGTGACCCGCATCATCACGGACGATACCGAAAACTTCAATACGATTGAGTAG